One stretch of Desulfomonilaceae bacterium DNA includes these proteins:
- a CDS encoding PAS domain S-box protein yields the protein MISDIFLNAPVGIYRVTLEGKLLAVNTYVANMFGYKSPESMIQEVNLSSVASLYEQSSDRQMLIEKVTQATPNWTSFEQKIRTKQGIILDADMTIRLTTDGYIEGFISDITQQKLTERILRASEEKCHKAFHLSPDSISITRLFDSKIVSVNQGFQRITGYTEEEVVGKTSLDFGMWANLDDRNRLFKDIEETGTCHNLEADFVTKDGTIKHALMSASVIKLDGVDHLITVIRDITARKQTEEALKRSERKYRMLFDHTPIGILMVNTKGEVIEVNRFFLQTLGSPGVQLTKTINVLTFPHMVEAGISDLFGACMIENRPIDTELFYTNKWGKEIYLRIILTPKLNEQGYVEGCLAVMEDVMPRKMAENELKRARDKLELRVEERTNKLLKANEELEIEIAERERAERELQMSNRKLELALAVASQLRVQAEAASAAKTEFLTN from the coding sequence ATGATTTCCGACATATTCTTAAACGCGCCAGTAGGCATATATCGCGTCACCTTAGAAGGAAAACTCCTAGCAGTAAACACCTATGTTGCGAATATGTTTGGGTATAAATCTCCTGAATCCATGATTCAAGAAGTAAATCTGTCATCAGTGGCTTCTTTGTATGAACAGTCATCTGATCGGCAGATGCTAATCGAAAAGGTCACTCAAGCCACCCCCAATTGGACCTCGTTTGAACAAAAGATTCGCACCAAACAAGGTATTATCCTCGATGCTGATATGACTATCAGGTTAACCACTGATGGTTATATCGAAGGCTTCATCTCAGATATAACCCAGCAGAAACTCACCGAACGAATACTGAGGGCCAGCGAAGAGAAGTGCCATAAGGCCTTCCACCTCAGTCCCGACTCCATCTCTATTACCCGCCTCTTTGACAGCAAAATCGTATCTGTAAACCAAGGGTTCCAACGAATCACCGGATATACAGAAGAGGAGGTTGTTGGCAAAACCTCACTAGATTTTGGGATGTGGGCTAACTTGGATGACCGAAACAGGCTTTTTAAAGATATAGAAGAAACAGGGACATGTCATAACCTAGAAGCTGACTTCGTTACAAAAGATGGAACCATAAAACACGCTCTCATGTCCGCTTCGGTGATCAAACTTGACGGTGTAGACCATCTTATTACTGTAATCAGGGACATTACGGCCCGTAAACAAACCGAAGAAGCTCTAAAACGATCCGAACGCAAATACCGTATGCTGTTTGATCACACACCTATTGGTATACTTATGGTAAACACAAAAGGGGAAGTCATCGAAGTTAACCGCTTCTTCCTTCAGACGCTTGGCTCCCCCGGTGTACAGCTTACAAAGACAATAAACGTGCTAACATTTCCACATATGGTAGAGGCTGGGATCTCTGACCTCTTCGGAGCTTGTATGATAGAGAACAGGCCAATTGACACCGAACTTTTTTACACTAACAAATGGGGGAAGGAAATATATCTCAGAATCATTCTTACTCCCAAGTTGAATGAGCAGGGATACGTTGAAGGATGTCTGGCAGTAATGGAAGACGTTATGCCTCGTAAGATGGCCGAAAATGAATTAAAGAGGGCTCGGGATAAACTTGAACTTAGGGTGGAAGAGCGCACAAACAAACTGCTGAAGGCGAATGAAGAGCTTGAGATCGAAATTGCTGAGCGTGAGCGGGCGGAACGGGAGTTACAGATGAGTAACCGTAAGCTGGAACTTGCCCTGGCCGTAGCGTCCCAGCTTCGGGTTCAGGCGGAGGCCGCAAGCGCAGCCAAGACTGAGTTTCTCACGAACAT
- a CDS encoding branched-chain amino acid ABC transporter permease yields the protein MKQKRKERIDRGIKARSDDVFSLNSFREMLYVAVPPLAPVLLLIILPLVLPSYWQKVLISTCVFALLAMSWDFLVGVGMVSLGQALFFGVGAYIAGVSNKILGVPIWIDLPIATILGGLICTVLLTPVLRLRGVYFSMVTLVLPLMLERIIEAAGIFGGTEGITGIKAFANPFVESYVIVFVTLFALFAFRRLVTTDYGLVLKAIKDNDRAVMSVGINIYWMRAQALFITGCVGSFCGAFLTHVYGFVGMPSFALDYSILPISAAVVGGMGTFAGSFIGAFILVPLSEALRGIGGLRIVLYSFFLVVFIVALPEGIFHYIQRKYQQFERWVEVDK from the coding sequence GTGAAACAAAAGAGAAAGGAAAGAATAGACAGAGGGATCAAAGCCAGATCCGACGACGTGTTCTCACTGAACTCGTTTCGCGAGATGCTTTATGTGGCTGTTCCACCACTTGCGCCGGTCCTTTTGCTGATCATATTGCCTCTTGTTCTGCCTTCTTACTGGCAGAAAGTCTTGATCTCCACGTGTGTTTTTGCGCTACTTGCAATGAGTTGGGACTTTCTTGTCGGCGTCGGAATGGTATCGCTTGGCCAGGCCCTGTTTTTTGGCGTCGGAGCATATATCGCAGGGGTTTCGAACAAAATCCTCGGAGTGCCTATCTGGATCGATCTCCCAATTGCTACGATTCTGGGAGGACTTATCTGCACGGTCCTGTTAACGCCGGTCCTGAGGTTGCGAGGCGTCTACTTTTCCATGGTGACCCTCGTTTTGCCGTTGATGCTGGAACGTATCATTGAGGCCGCGGGCATATTTGGAGGCACAGAAGGAATAACCGGTATCAAGGCGTTCGCCAATCCCTTTGTGGAATCGTACGTGATTGTTTTCGTGACACTTTTTGCCCTGTTCGCCTTCAGACGTCTGGTCACAACTGATTACGGCCTTGTCCTCAAAGCTATAAAGGACAATGACAGAGCTGTTATGAGCGTTGGAATCAACATCTATTGGATGAGGGCTCAGGCACTGTTTATAACAGGGTGTGTAGGCTCTTTTTGCGGGGCTTTTCTAACCCATGTTTACGGGTTTGTAGGCATGCCTTCTTTTGCGCTTGACTATTCAATTCTGCCTATATCCGCGGCTGTCGTAGGAGGCATGGGAACCTTCGCAGGCTCCTTTATCGGCGCTTTCATTCTCGTCCCCCTGTCTGAAGCGCTTCGAGGCATCGGAGGGTTGAGAATAGTGCTGTATTCATTTTTCCTGGTGGTCTTTATTGTCGCTTTACCAGAAGGTATTTTCCACTACATCCAGAGGAAGTATCAGCAATTCGAAAGATGGGTCGAAGTTGACAAATGA
- a CDS encoding ABC transporter ATP-binding protein, producing MNDQNKRQNDADPVLRVENISKSFGGVKAVVSVSFDLHEGQLLGVIGPNGSGKTTLVNLITGFLKPDQGKIVYKGKEINGWAPYRIARVGIARTFQMIRPFAELPSFKNLIIPLYSPRVKALSGGQYGDLDAVAKDYLEEVGFERESAVTYKAAGSLPHGYLKRLELAKCLALRADLIIVDELFSGLSIAELASIVPIIEKLISEGKTVIMIEHRLRELFRIADRVVVLNYGSVIADGIPSEVMERSEVRKAYLGSE from the coding sequence ATGAATGATCAGAATAAACGTCAAAATGACGCAGACCCCGTTTTGCGAGTCGAAAACATTAGCAAGAGCTTTGGGGGTGTCAAAGCAGTCGTCAGTGTAAGTTTTGATCTTCATGAAGGGCAATTGCTAGGCGTAATCGGCCCGAACGGATCAGGAAAAACCACTCTTGTCAATCTCATAACGGGGTTCCTGAAGCCGGATCAAGGCAAGATAGTGTACAAGGGCAAAGAGATTAACGGCTGGGCGCCATATCGAATCGCCAGAGTCGGCATAGCCAGAACATTTCAGATGATTCGACCCTTTGCTGAACTGCCTTCATTCAAAAACTTGATCATCCCCCTGTATTCGCCCCGAGTCAAGGCGCTGTCCGGAGGTCAATACGGTGATCTTGACGCTGTAGCGAAAGATTACCTGGAAGAAGTGGGCTTTGAACGGGAATCCGCAGTAACATACAAAGCCGCCGGGAGTTTGCCTCATGGGTACCTTAAGCGGCTGGAATTGGCCAAGTGCCTTGCTCTTCGAGCGGACCTGATTATAGTTGACGAGTTGTTCTCTGGGCTGAGCATAGCGGAATTGGCAAGTATTGTTCCCATAATTGAAAAACTCATCTCGGAAGGTAAGACCGTGATCATGATCGAGCATCGGTTGCGGGAACTTTTTCGGATTGCGGACCGGGTCGTTGTGTTGAATTATGGCAGTGTAATCGCTGATGGGATACCTTCTGAAGTAATGGAAAGATCGGAAGTTAGAAAGGCTTATTTGGGTTCAGAATAA
- a CDS encoding branched-chain amino acid ABC transporter permease: MWEVALIYGFINSVILALTALGFSLTFGISGVSNFAYGAMYIFAGFASWLLLNKLALPFFLSAAIAVFLTALLGAAMYRFVLLRVRGLVISEVIATFGVGLIILELFRYLGFSGFEYTLPVFTDGSLLIGNTYVDYQRIWIVGVGIVLAIGLYLFTHYTKIGLAFRGIAQDEHTALSLGINSDRIAGLSVAFGSGLAAVAAILILPRGTIAVNDGYDVLINAMAVCIIGGLGSSVGVVLASFLIGYAQIMTDILSGPHWKMIISLIAILLILVVKPSGLLGKQKELEERI, encoded by the coding sequence ATGTGGGAAGTCGCTTTAATCTACGGCTTTATCAATAGTGTAATACTCGCTCTGACAGCCCTGGGCTTCAGCTTGACCTTTGGTATAAGCGGTGTATCGAACTTTGCCTACGGTGCTATGTACATCTTCGCAGGGTTCGCATCCTGGCTATTGTTAAACAAACTGGCGCTTCCATTCTTTCTGTCCGCTGCGATTGCGGTATTTTTGACGGCTCTTCTCGGAGCCGCAATGTATCGCTTCGTATTGCTCCGAGTTCGTGGCCTTGTAATTTCAGAAGTCATAGCCACTTTCGGCGTTGGTTTAATAATTCTCGAACTTTTTCGTTACCTTGGATTCTCGGGCTTCGAATACACTCTTCCTGTATTTACTGATGGCAGTCTACTCATCGGCAATACCTACGTGGATTATCAGCGGATCTGGATCGTTGGCGTTGGCATAGTTTTGGCCATTGGCCTTTATCTATTTACCCACTATACAAAGATTGGGCTTGCTTTCCGGGGCATCGCCCAGGATGAGCATACTGCCCTGTCTCTAGGAATCAATTCAGATCGAATTGCCGGATTGAGTGTCGCGTTCGGGTCCGGCCTGGCAGCCGTAGCCGCAATACTGATACTGCCCCGTGGAACGATCGCTGTGAACGATGGATATGATGTTCTGATAAACGCAATGGCGGTATGTATAATTGGTGGGCTGGGGAGTTCTGTTGGCGTTGTATTGGCTTCATTTCTCATTGGATACGCTCAGATAATGACTGACATATTGTCCGGCCCGCATTGGAAAATGATCATATCTCTGATTGCAATTCTTTTGATACTGGTGGTCAAGCCTTCCGGTCTTCTTGGTAAACAAAAAGAACTGGAAGAACGAATATAG
- a CDS encoding class I adenylate-forming enzyme family protein, with translation MSVLKYQTIYGAFSAMAEKYPQKTAVYFLGSSYSYKKVLDLSEKFAAGLYEMGIRKGDRILMYIPNSIQFVVCWLGIQRLGGVPVPISPIYTAFDLKYMANDTGAKAVICSDRNYGYVKQAMPDTQLEQVIFTGLIELLPWWKKVFDLFADKAPKGKVEESSQVCSMSDVIKRGVRPAPKPDSSDRDIAQIMYTGGTTKHPKGVPMSHGLFLVSSEEQLDVRNPLFPKHEDVILAGSPLFHIAGQTCSLATIIVGGGTMIVFPKVNLDAFFDAIEKLKAKSLVGVPAFYRMILEHDRVDQYDLSSLSYCFSAADVLPQDVARRWTDKFHMPVYQGYGATETCGGVIMCPTDRESPPMAMGLSVPSKQIRITEQEGVDDVPLGDPGELLVHSELMVSAYLNKPEETETSFVTIDGKLWYRTGDIVRQDENGFVYFVDRTVDAIKHKGYRVSASEVEAVLQEHPAVIESCVVGIPDKKVGERIKAFVVLKKDVKGVAGYELTKFCRDRLPAYKIPQYIEFRDMLPKSKVGKLLRKEIRSEERKRLET, from the coding sequence ATGTCCGTCTTAAAATATCAGACAATATACGGGGCCTTTTCTGCGATGGCCGAGAAATATCCGCAAAAAACAGCGGTATACTTTCTTGGATCCTCTTACTCCTACAAAAAAGTGCTGGATCTGTCGGAAAAATTCGCGGCGGGCTTATATGAAATGGGGATACGAAAAGGCGATCGCATCCTGATGTACATCCCTAATTCAATTCAGTTCGTCGTTTGCTGGTTGGGAATTCAGAGACTCGGAGGCGTGCCGGTTCCCATCAGCCCCATATACACCGCTTTTGATTTGAAATACATGGCCAACGACACAGGCGCGAAGGCCGTTATCTGTTCTGATCGTAACTACGGATACGTAAAACAGGCTATGCCGGACACTCAACTTGAACAGGTTATATTTACCGGTTTAATTGAATTACTGCCCTGGTGGAAGAAGGTCTTTGATTTATTTGCTGATAAAGCGCCCAAAGGCAAAGTGGAAGAAAGCTCCCAAGTGTGTTCCATGAGCGACGTGATCAAACGAGGGGTCAGGCCGGCTCCCAAGCCTGATTCATCTGATCGGGATATAGCCCAGATTATGTATACCGGTGGCACTACGAAGCATCCTAAAGGCGTTCCTATGAGCCATGGTTTGTTTCTGGTCTCTTCGGAAGAACAGCTTGATGTTAGAAATCCGCTTTTCCCAAAGCACGAGGACGTGATCCTTGCGGGTTCACCGTTGTTCCACATAGCGGGGCAGACATGTTCGTTAGCCACTATAATTGTTGGCGGCGGGACGATGATTGTGTTCCCCAAGGTAAATCTGGACGCCTTTTTTGACGCAATTGAGAAATTAAAGGCAAAGAGCCTTGTCGGGGTTCCGGCTTTTTATCGTATGATCCTGGAACACGATCGCGTCGATCAATATGACCTTTCATCCTTGAGTTATTGTTTTTCCGCTGCAGATGTCTTGCCTCAGGATGTTGCGAGACGATGGACGGACAAATTCCACATGCCGGTTTATCAGGGCTACGGAGCTACGGAAACGTGCGGTGGGGTCATCATGTGCCCGACGGATCGTGAGAGTCCTCCAATGGCAATGGGATTAAGCGTTCCAAGCAAGCAAATCAGGATCACCGAGCAGGAAGGGGTAGACGACGTTCCCCTGGGAGACCCAGGTGAATTGCTGGTACATTCGGAACTAATGGTGTCAGCCTATCTTAACAAACCTGAAGAGACCGAAACTTCCTTTGTAACGATAGATGGAAAGCTCTGGTACCGAACGGGCGATATAGTCCGGCAGGACGAAAATGGTTTCGTTTACTTTGTTGATCGAACCGTCGACGCTATAAAACACAAGGGCTACCGTGTTTCCGCGTCTGAAGTCGAAGCGGTTCTTCAAGAGCACCCTGCTGTAATAGAATCATGCGTTGTAGGCATTCCGGATAAAAAAGTGGGCGAACGAATCAAGGCTTTTGTTGTGCTTAAAAAGGATGTCAAAGGCGTCGCCGGTTATGAGTTGACGAAATTCTGCCGGGACCGACTTCCGGCGTACAAGATTCCTCAATATATAGAATTTCGGGACATGCTGCCAAAATCCAAGGTTGGGAAATTACTCCGAAAAGAAATTAGAAGCGAAGAACGCAAACGTCTCGAAACCTAG
- a CDS encoding ATP-binding cassette domain-containing protein: MLEISNLMVFYENAVALNDFSMNVQPGGIVAVIGSNSAGKTTLMNTLSGLIIDTKLKEQRKGGERITIYGKIVFNGEDITDLYPSERVKRGMVLCRERHPIFQESDLLENLRIAGYLRKKAEVRKAIDYVFELFPTLVRLKRRKAGFLSGGEQQMLTIGMALVVKPSLLLLDEPLLGLSPMMQTTLVDAIKKISVETGLTIIISEQFARPILPMIDHGYIIENGMLTLDGSGLELMENPEVKGAYFGV, translated from the coding sequence ATGCTGGAAATCTCCAATCTTATGGTTTTCTACGAAAACGCCGTCGCGTTGAACGATTTCAGCATGAACGTTCAGCCTGGCGGTATCGTAGCTGTCATCGGCTCCAACAGCGCGGGCAAGACAACGCTCATGAACACGTTGTCAGGTTTGATCATCGATACCAAGCTCAAGGAGCAGCGTAAAGGCGGAGAAAGAATTACGATATACGGAAAAATAGTTTTTAATGGCGAAGACATAACAGACCTCTATCCCAGTGAACGAGTCAAGAGGGGAATGGTCCTCTGCCGGGAACGTCACCCGATATTTCAGGAATCCGATCTTCTGGAGAATCTCCGGATCGCTGGTTACTTGCGAAAAAAGGCAGAAGTCAGGAAAGCCATAGATTATGTATTTGAGCTTTTCCCAACCCTGGTAAGGCTTAAAAGGCGCAAGGCGGGTTTTTTAAGTGGTGGTGAACAGCAGATGCTGACAATAGGTATGGCGCTGGTTGTCAAACCTAGTTTGTTGCTTCTCGATGAGCCTTTACTTGGCTTGAGCCCTATGATGCAAACGACCCTGGTTGACGCGATCAAGAAGATCAGCGTTGAAACCGGCCTTACGATCATAATATCCGAGCAATTCGCGAGACCCATTCTACCCATGATAGATCATGGATATATAATCGAGAATGGCATGTTGACACTTGATGGGTCAGGCCTCGAACTTATGGAAAATCCGGAAGTCAAGGGGGCCTATTTTGGTGTCTGA
- a CDS encoding ABC transporter substrate-binding protein, whose amino-acid sequence MKRLFLMANLMIGMLSILLLAPSYAADPILIGVPTAETSIEGKESIKAVQMAVNEINDKGGVKVGQEKRLLQVVVSDLRDASAGVPVSEALLGLEKIITEKKVNAILVGPFRSESLLAGMDIIAKHKVPLLETIAMSPKFEEKVKEDPVKYKHCFRVCLNAQSLVGYLAQTLGFMKEEFGFEKLYVMTQDVLWAKATGQGVTKVATSKMGIELVGSETYPTGASDFSPGLMKAKMKNAQVIMPIFDMPQSGILLKQWKSQKIPGMLCGFISPMTGPGAWKIFEGKIGGLINSNFELGSAIPVEKYPPATKFYNDYQKKFGVPMEAGHGPAPSYDSVYIFAEAVERAGSLDPDKVADEIKKTDRVGVIGRIKFNEGNQVIYGADPKETAAGCVYQWTDDGKRVIVFPKSIAEGKVVLPEWMKAAKK is encoded by the coding sequence ATGAAAAGGCTCTTTTTAATGGCTAACCTCATGATCGGTATGTTATCGATCCTGTTATTGGCGCCTTCGTACGCTGCTGATCCGATATTGATCGGCGTTCCGACCGCTGAAACCTCGATCGAGGGAAAGGAATCTATTAAAGCCGTTCAGATGGCCGTTAATGAGATCAACGACAAAGGTGGAGTCAAAGTTGGTCAGGAAAAAAGACTTTTGCAGGTTGTTGTCTCAGATCTAAGAGACGCTTCTGCAGGTGTCCCGGTTTCTGAGGCTCTGCTCGGTCTGGAAAAAATTATCACCGAGAAAAAGGTTAACGCAATCCTGGTCGGCCCCTTCAGGTCCGAATCACTTCTCGCGGGTATGGACATCATAGCGAAGCATAAGGTACCGCTTCTGGAGACTATAGCTATGTCTCCAAAATTCGAAGAAAAGGTCAAGGAAGACCCAGTCAAATACAAGCATTGTTTTCGAGTTTGTCTGAACGCTCAGTCTCTGGTTGGCTATCTTGCTCAGACCTTGGGGTTCATGAAAGAAGAATTTGGCTTCGAAAAACTCTATGTCATGACTCAGGATGTACTGTGGGCAAAGGCGACCGGCCAAGGCGTGACCAAAGTCGCTACTTCAAAAATGGGCATTGAACTCGTGGGGTCAGAGACGTATCCGACCGGAGCTTCCGATTTTTCACCCGGTTTGATGAAGGCCAAGATGAAAAACGCTCAAGTTATAATGCCGATATTTGATATGCCCCAGAGTGGAATCCTGCTAAAACAATGGAAATCACAAAAGATACCCGGAATGCTTTGCGGATTCATCTCACCCATGACTGGTCCGGGGGCCTGGAAGATTTTTGAAGGTAAAATCGGCGGCCTGATCAACTCCAATTTTGAATTAGGTAGCGCCATCCCTGTCGAAAAATATCCTCCAGCAACCAAATTCTACAATGATTATCAAAAAAAGTTTGGGGTTCCTATGGAAGCTGGACATGGTCCCGCTCCTTCTTATGACTCCGTTTATATCTTTGCCGAGGCGGTTGAACGGGCCGGTTCACTTGATCCTGACAAGGTAGCCGATGAAATCAAGAAAACCGATCGAGTAGGGGTCATTGGACGAATAAAATTCAACGAAGGTAATCAGGTAATATACGGAGCTGATCCCAAAGAGACCGCCGCTGGTTGTGTCTATCAGTGGACGGATGACGGGAAAAGGGTAATTGTGTTCCCTAAATCCATAGCGGAAGGGAAAGTAGTCCTTCCGGAATGGATGAAAGCGGCCAAGAAATAG